A stretch of Nitrospirae bacterium CG2_30_53_67 DNA encodes these proteins:
- a CDS encoding deoxyhypusine synthase (transforms a conserved lysine residue of initiation factor 5A into deoxyhypusine), with protein MPKNKHPYLSGEPIVPGGIRGDETVAELVERTFLAYNAGRIHEACRLLNEKILKDDVTVGLSLSGALTPAGLGRSCIIPLIENGFVDWIVSTGANLYHDTHFGIGLTLHRGTPFLDDRELRKEEVIRIYDVLFSYDVLLKTDSFFREILSAPEFRKEMGTAELHYRIGKFVAEREKVLGLPTVSLLSAAYQHGVPVYTSSPGDSSIGMNIAALNIKGAGPRIDLSLDVNETAAIIYHAKKNGLKSGVVLMGGGSPKNFVLQTEPQIQEVFGLKDSGHGYFLQVTDARPDTGGLSGATPSEAVSWGKVDPERLPDSVVAYVDTTIALPILTAYVLAKHPKRKHKRLYDRRDELMAFLKKDLPKKFK; from the coding sequence ATGCCAAAGAACAAACATCCTTATCTTTCCGGAGAGCCGATCGTGCCCGGCGGCATCCGGGGAGATGAAACCGTTGCCGAACTCGTGGAGCGGACCTTTCTCGCCTACAATGCCGGAAGGATTCATGAGGCCTGCCGGCTCCTGAACGAGAAAATCCTGAAGGATGACGTGACCGTAGGCTTAAGCCTTTCGGGCGCCCTGACCCCGGCCGGCTTGGGGCGATCATGCATCATCCCGCTGATTGAGAACGGTTTTGTGGACTGGATCGTCTCCACCGGCGCCAACCTCTACCACGACACCCATTTCGGCATCGGGCTGACGCTGCACCGGGGGACCCCGTTTCTTGATGACCGGGAGCTCAGGAAGGAAGAGGTCATCCGGATCTATGATGTGCTCTTTTCCTACGACGTACTCCTGAAGACGGACAGCTTTTTCCGTGAGATTCTCTCCGCTCCGGAGTTCCGGAAAGAGATGGGGACAGCCGAGCTTCATTACCGGATCGGGAAGTTCGTGGCCGAACGGGAAAAGGTGCTCGGGCTTCCGACCGTGAGCCTCCTTTCCGCGGCGTATCAGCACGGGGTCCCGGTCTATACCTCCTCTCCGGGCGACTCCTCCATCGGGATGAATATCGCAGCGCTGAACATCAAGGGGGCCGGTCCGAGGATCGATCTCTCTCTGGACGTAAACGAAACCGCCGCCATCATCTACCATGCCAAGAAGAACGGATTAAAAAGCGGCGTGGTTCTGATGGGCGGAGGCTCCCCCAAGAATTTCGTGCTCCAGACCGAGCCGCAGATCCAGGAGGTCTTCGGACTTAAGGATTCGGGACACGGCTATTTCCTTCAGGTGACCGATGCCCGGCCGGATACGGGAGGTCTTTCCGGTGCGACCCCTTCCGAGGCCGTCTCCTGGGGAAAGGTGGACCCCGAGCGCCTTCCGGATTCTGTGGTGGCCTATGTGGATACGACCATCGCCCTTCCGATTCTTACGGCCTATGTCCTGGCCAAACATCCCAAGAGGAAACACAAACGCCTCTACGACCGGAGGGACGAACTCATGGCTTTCCTGAAGAAGGACCTGCCGAAAAAATTCAAATGA